A region of uncultured Carboxylicivirga sp. DNA encodes the following proteins:
- a CDS encoding ATP-binding protein, translating to MTTFFRPLHKRILVVEGKELLNMIAEGEHQTQDFKFAVNDSKKIARSLSAFANTDGGRLLLGVKDNGRIAGVESDEEYYMIEAAAKIHCKPQVPFETRKWEVEGKTVLEIIIPKSNKRPHRAPDKDGKPRAYVRVKDQNIMANRILLEVWQKEKEGSGGMLKIKYAESKLLSYLEIHGYITFSRFCGMARISPRKAEKILINLIHMKVLVMDITEKQIFYKMNPNPVSPEMTQQELPDDF from the coding sequence ATGACAACTTTTTTCCGACCTTTGCACAAAAGAATTTTAGTTGTGGAAGGGAAAGAACTATTAAATATGATTGCCGAAGGTGAGCATCAGACACAGGATTTTAAATTTGCTGTTAATGACTCAAAAAAGATAGCCCGCTCATTATCTGCCTTTGCTAATACCGATGGTGGGAGATTGCTATTAGGAGTAAAAGACAATGGCAGAATTGCAGGTGTCGAATCTGATGAGGAATATTACATGATTGAGGCAGCAGCTAAAATTCATTGCAAACCACAGGTTCCGTTCGAAACCAGAAAATGGGAAGTTGAAGGTAAAACTGTTCTTGAAATCATTATTCCAAAAAGTAATAAACGTCCACACCGTGCTCCTGATAAAGACGGTAAACCCAGAGCATATGTACGTGTTAAGGATCAAAACATTATGGCCAACCGAATTTTATTGGAGGTTTGGCAAAAAGAGAAAGAAGGAAGTGGGGGCATGTTAAAAATCAAATATGCCGAGAGTAAACTTCTATCTTATCTTGAAATTCATGGTTATATCACCTTCTCTAGGTTTTGCGGAATGGCTCGCATCAGTCCTCGAAAAGCAGAAAAAATCCTGATAAATCTCATTCACATGAAGGTGCTTGTAATGGACATCACCGAGAAACAGATTTTTTACAAAATGAATCCAAATCCTGTTTCTCCTGAAATGACTCAGCAGGAACTTCCTGATGATTTTTAA
- the nuoE gene encoding NADH-quinone oxidoreductase subunit NuoE codes for MTEVKQLVQNLADQYGRNQESLLPILQGIVNREQHISEDAMIEVARELNISAAQVYGTATFYSFLNTKPLGKYVIRVCKTITCMMHGKNQIIKELETVLKVNLGETTHDGKFTLLETNCLGQCHKGPAMLINDKPYTELTPDKVREIIMMYRDKELRVN; via the coding sequence ATGACAGAAGTGAAACAACTGGTTCAAAACCTTGCTGATCAATATGGCAGAAACCAGGAAAGTCTGTTACCAATTCTGCAAGGTATTGTAAACAGAGAGCAACACATTTCAGAAGATGCGATGATTGAAGTAGCCCGGGAATTGAATATTTCGGCAGCTCAGGTTTATGGAACTGCAACGTTTTATTCTTTTCTAAACACCAAACCCCTAGGCAAGTATGTCATTCGTGTTTGTAAAACAATTACGTGCATGATGCACGGAAAAAATCAGATTATAAAAGAACTTGAAACCGTTCTGAAGGTGAATCTGGGAGAGACCACACACGATGGCAAATTTACCCTGCTCGAAACTAACTGTCTTGGTCAATGTCATAAAGGCCCGGCAATGTTAATTAACGATAAACCCTACACCGAACTTACTCCTGATAAGGTGAGAGAGATTATAATGATGTATCGTGATAAGGAGTTACGAGTAAACTAA
- a CDS encoding NADH-ubiquinone oxidoreductase-F iron-sulfur binding region domain-containing protein produces MKKKHLQRLDLIFKNEHDIEDILTKTFKKSNEELVNDLISSGLKGRGGAGFPTGLKWKLASEEESDSKYIICNADEGEPGTFKDREILSRVPHKVLTGMAVCARIIGAKQGFIYLRGEYVFLKPQLMEIIKEFHLLLDKLKLDFRVEIFLGSGAYICGEESALFESMEGKRGEPRNKPPFPTQHGYKSKPTVINNVETLAHTYSIFKYGADKFKDLGVQDSRGSKVFSVSGDTPIPGIYELEFGMSLQKFVEDFGDGDAKAVQVGGASGFCVPRKKFDKTVIGYQGKLRGTSLPTGGSMMIFNSSRSMYNVLHNYLDFFVEESCGQCTPCRVGTQQLLLGIEAVKKGEQPSSYLEKLMELAEAMRITAKCGLGQSVANSFSSIVENFKEEMIY; encoded by the coding sequence ATGAAAAAGAAACATTTGCAACGACTCGATCTTATTTTTAAGAACGAACATGATATAGAAGATATTCTAACCAAAACATTCAAAAAAAGCAATGAGGAGCTTGTTAACGATTTGATTAGTTCAGGTTTAAAAGGCCGTGGTGGTGCCGGATTTCCTACGGGATTAAAATGGAAGCTGGCTTCAGAAGAAGAGTCTGATTCTAAATACATTATTTGTAATGCCGATGAGGGTGAACCCGGAACTTTTAAAGATCGTGAGATACTATCAAGAGTACCACATAAAGTATTAACAGGAATGGCTGTTTGTGCCCGTATAATCGGTGCCAAACAAGGATTTATTTATTTACGGGGAGAATATGTCTTTCTGAAACCTCAATTAATGGAGATAATTAAAGAATTTCATCTTTTATTGGATAAACTCAAACTGGATTTCAGGGTTGAGATTTTCTTGGGAAGTGGAGCATATATATGTGGTGAGGAAAGTGCCTTATTTGAAAGTATGGAAGGTAAGCGCGGAGAACCACGGAACAAACCTCCTTTTCCAACACAACATGGCTATAAGAGTAAACCAACGGTAATAAATAATGTAGAAACACTGGCTCATACCTATTCGATTTTCAAATATGGTGCGGATAAATTTAAAGATCTGGGAGTTCAGGATTCACGTGGGTCAAAAGTATTTTCAGTATCCGGAGATACTCCTATCCCTGGAATTTATGAATTGGAATTTGGTATGTCGTTGCAAAAATTTGTTGAAGATTTTGGTGATGGTGATGCCAAAGCTGTTCAGGTTGGTGGTGCTTCCGGTTTCTGTGTGCCACGCAAAAAGTTTGACAAAACAGTTATAGGATATCAGGGTAAACTAAGAGGAACTTCTTTACCAACGGGAGGCTCCATGATGATTTTCAATTCGTCGCGTTCGATGTATAATGTGCTGCACAATTACCTTGATTTCTTTGTGGAAGAATCATGTGGGCAATGCACACCCTGCAGGGTTGGAACTCAACAATTGTTATTAGGTATTGAAGCTGTGAAAAAAGGAGAACAACCGTCTTCTTATCTTGAAAAGTTAATGGAACTGGCAGAAGCAATGAGGATAACCGCTAAATGTGGTTTAGGGCAGTCAGTTGCTAATTCTTTCTCTTCAATTGTTGAGAACTTCAAAGAAGAAATGATCTACTAA
- a CDS encoding NADH-dependent [FeFe] hydrogenase, group A6: MSDKINLRIDNIAVSVEEGTTILEAARKVNIRIPTLCHHEDLCVAGNCRVCMVEQTGADRLLPSCAMPVSEGMEIQTNSLKVRSARRQIIELLVSEHRADCTRCYKNGKCELQELSSEYIIGENGFIDLVPLKVMTIDNFSPSIIKDDSKCIRCQRCVRTCDQLQNIGALTVAYKGKNMKISSFYEKPMYEVVCTNCGQCVNRCPTGALTEKTYVEQVWTAINNDKKHVVVQTAPAVRIALGEALGMPAGEIVTGKMVSALRRLGFDSVLDTDFTADLTIIEEGNELLQRLKKVLVDGDTSVKIPMTTSCSPGWVKFIEHTFPEYLENVSTAKSPQQMFGALAKTFYAKKVDVEPENMVSVSIMPCTAKKYEADRPEMRSSGYKDVDFVLTTRELALMIKQAGIDFASLPEDEYDSFMGESSGAAVIFGATGGVMEAALRTAYEVVTGREVPFDNLNITPVRGMDSIKEASVKIENPLPEWSFLDGVELKTCVAHGLSNAKQVMEAVKSGKADYHFIEIMACPGGCLGGGGQPIPTSPAIREKRSKAIYKEDSLKPIRKSHENPEIAKIYDEFLKEPLGKKSHQLLHTHYTERNRY, encoded by the coding sequence ATGTCAGATAAGATTAATCTACGAATTGATAATATCGCCGTAAGTGTTGAAGAAGGTACAACTATTCTGGAGGCTGCACGAAAGGTAAATATCAGAATTCCTACTTTATGTCATCACGAGGATTTATGTGTTGCCGGAAATTGCAGGGTTTGTATGGTTGAACAGACTGGAGCAGATAGATTATTGCCCTCATGTGCAATGCCTGTTTCAGAAGGTATGGAGATACAAACTAACAGCTTGAAAGTAAGAAGTGCCCGCAGACAAATTATTGAATTGTTGGTAAGTGAGCACAGAGCCGATTGTACCAGATGTTATAAAAACGGTAAGTGCGAATTACAGGAGCTCTCTTCAGAATATATTATTGGTGAAAACGGTTTTATTGATTTGGTTCCTTTGAAGGTAATGACCATCGATAATTTTTCACCATCGATCATAAAGGACGATAGTAAATGTATACGTTGTCAGCGTTGTGTAAGAACCTGTGATCAACTGCAAAATATTGGTGCCTTAACAGTGGCTTACAAAGGAAAAAATATGAAGATTTCGTCTTTCTATGAAAAGCCAATGTATGAAGTTGTTTGCACCAATTGTGGTCAGTGTGTGAATCGTTGCCCAACAGGTGCCTTAACCGAGAAGACCTACGTTGAGCAGGTGTGGACGGCTATCAACAATGATAAAAAGCATGTGGTTGTTCAGACAGCCCCTGCGGTACGTATTGCTTTGGGTGAGGCATTGGGTATGCCAGCCGGTGAGATTGTTACCGGTAAAATGGTTTCCGCCTTGCGTCGGTTAGGCTTTGATTCTGTTTTGGATACTGATTTTACAGCTGACTTAACCATTATTGAAGAAGGTAATGAATTGTTGCAACGATTGAAAAAAGTGCTGGTTGATGGCGATACTTCAGTTAAGATCCCAATGACAACTTCCTGCTCTCCAGGATGGGTCAAGTTCATTGAACATACTTTTCCTGAATATCTAGAAAATGTGTCCACAGCCAAATCACCTCAGCAAATGTTTGGTGCATTGGCTAAAACCTTCTACGCCAAAAAAGTTGATGTTGAACCGGAGAATATGGTAAGTGTATCCATTATGCCATGTACAGCAAAGAAATATGAGGCTGACCGTCCGGAGATGCGAAGCAGCGGGTATAAAGATGTTGATTTTGTATTAACCACCCGTGAGTTGGCTTTAATGATAAAGCAGGCCGGCATTGATTTTGCTTCTTTACCCGAAGATGAATACGATAGTTTTATGGGCGAATCTTCAGGTGCTGCAGTAATCTTTGGCGCCACTGGAGGAGTTATGGAAGCTGCTTTGCGTACTGCTTATGAAGTAGTAACAGGACGCGAGGTTCCGTTTGATAATTTGAATATTACTCCTGTAAGAGGCATGGATAGTATAAAAGAAGCCAGTGTTAAAATTGAAAATCCTTTACCTGAGTGGAGTTTTCTGGACGGTGTTGAGCTGAAAACATGCGTAGCACATGGACTTAGCAATGCCAAGCAAGTTATGGAGGCTGTTAAGTCTGGCAAAGCTGATTATCATTTTATTGAAATTATGGCATGTCCGGGTGGATGTTTAGGAGGTGGTGGCCAACCTATTCCTACCTCGCCAGCCATCAGAGAAAAGCGCAGTAAGGCTATTTACAAAGAAGATAGCTTGAAACCGATCAGAAAATCGCATGAAAATCCTGAGATAGCGAAAATCTATGATGAGTTTTTGAAGGAACCATTAGGCAAGAAGTCACATCAGTTATTACACACTCATTATACGGAAAGAAACAGATACTAA
- a CDS encoding (2Fe-2S) ferredoxin domain-containing protein — translation MDNKVEITICLGSSCFSRGNKEVLQVIKNFIAEHHLEAKVFFHGDLCGGRCEEGPVLKIDNTLYKKVSVDNVYEILRSFFDINDNV, via the coding sequence ATGGATAACAAAGTTGAAATTACCATTTGTTTAGGGAGTTCCTGTTTCTCAAGAGGAAATAAGGAAGTACTTCAAGTGATTAAAAACTTTATTGCCGAACACCATTTGGAAGCAAAAGTTTTTTTTCATGGTGACTTATGCGGAGGAAGATGTGAAGAGGGGCCTGTATTAAAGATTGATAATACATTGTATAAGAAGGTTAGTGTTGATAATGTATATGAAATCTTACGTAGCTTTTTTGATATTAATGATAATGTCTAG
- a CDS encoding [Fe-Fe] hydrogenase large subunit C-terminal domain-containing protein: MAQLIVADKDKCNLSYTCVRVCPSKAIKIADRHAQILPDRCIGCGHCVTMCSQEAISYRDEQTIVQELLASKMKVAAICDSAISGEFNDVTDYRKFVAMIRALGFDFVTEMSFAVDLIAYRYKDLVDNFQGKHFISSKCPATVKYIERHEPELVENLAGIVPPYVAMSKVVHQRYGADTKIVYITACTAAKDDTKRFHGSDGSIESVLTFVELRKLFKKKRITENTVEYSEFDPPLGRKGGLFPISHGLFQAVDINQGLLEGNILITEGRTNFLQSIKEFKEEKDMHQHLDLFYCRGCIMAPGMTPGGKKFTRRSQVIEYVDKRMKAIDVYQWRLDIEEFKTLDLSRSFKSVDLRLSHPSEEDIDRVLIEMGKGKREDQLGCGACGYPSCREFAVAHLQGLTNFEQCYTYSIKSLRSYVKKLNASNEKYKQSQDALLKSEEKARYEERSAKEAAETTTAMLNKLRAGVVMVDANLKVVEANRRFIEMLGEDAREISMLIPGLKGAELSKLIDFHRVFTTVLQSGQDVLDRDVTYGNSILNVSVFTIKKNEVVGGIIRDLVTPEVRKEEVIKRARDVIKENLQTVQQIAFLLGESASKTEKTLNSIIEAQQLGESNESGK, encoded by the coding sequence ATGGCTCAACTTATTGTTGCTGATAAGGATAAGTGTAATCTGAGTTATACATGTGTTCGGGTTTGTCCGTCAAAGGCAATTAAAATAGCCGACCGGCATGCGCAGATATTACCCGATCGTTGTATTGGTTGCGGACATTGTGTTACAATGTGTTCGCAAGAAGCCATCAGTTATCGCGATGAACAGACCATTGTGCAGGAATTACTGGCTTCAAAAATGAAAGTGGCAGCCATATGTGATTCTGCCATATCAGGTGAATTCAATGATGTAACTGATTACAGAAAATTTGTGGCAATGATTCGTGCCCTTGGGTTTGATTTTGTAACAGAAATGTCGTTTGCAGTTGATTTGATTGCTTACCGTTACAAAGATTTAGTTGATAACTTTCAGGGAAAACATTTTATATCATCCAAATGTCCGGCTACAGTTAAATATATTGAACGACATGAGCCGGAACTTGTGGAGAATCTCGCAGGTATTGTTCCTCCTTATGTTGCAATGAGTAAAGTTGTTCATCAACGTTATGGAGCGGATACCAAAATAGTTTATATCACAGCATGTACTGCTGCTAAAGATGATACCAAGCGGTTTCATGGTAGTGATGGTAGTATAGAATCGGTCCTTACATTTGTTGAATTAAGGAAATTATTCAAGAAAAAAAGAATCACAGAGAATACTGTTGAATACAGTGAATTTGATCCTCCTCTTGGAAGAAAAGGAGGTCTTTTCCCAATCTCGCACGGATTATTCCAGGCTGTTGATATCAATCAGGGTTTGCTTGAGGGAAATATCCTAATTACCGAAGGAAGAACCAACTTTTTACAATCCATTAAGGAATTTAAAGAAGAGAAGGATATGCATCAGCACCTTGATCTTTTCTATTGCAGGGGATGTATTATGGCACCTGGAATGACACCCGGAGGTAAAAAATTTACGCGTCGTTCGCAAGTGATTGAATATGTTGATAAAAGGATGAAAGCCATAGATGTCTATCAATGGCGACTTGATATTGAGGAATTTAAAACATTGGATCTGAGTCGATCATTTAAATCCGTTGACTTGCGTCTTTCTCATCCAAGTGAGGAGGATATTGATCGTGTTTTGATTGAAATGGGTAAAGGAAAACGTGAAGATCAATTGGGATGTGGAGCCTGCGGCTATCCTTCCTGTCGAGAGTTTGCCGTAGCTCACCTGCAAGGTTTAACTAATTTTGAACAATGTTATACTTATTCTATAAAATCGCTTAGAAGCTATGTTAAAAAGCTAAATGCTTCCAACGAAAAATATAAACAATCACAAGATGCCTTATTGAAAAGTGAGGAGAAGGCCAGGTATGAGGAACGATCGGCCAAAGAGGCTGCAGAAACTACAACGGCAATGCTTAATAAATTAAGAGCCGGCGTGGTAATGGTTGATGCTAATCTAAAGGTGGTGGAGGCAAACCGTCGATTTATAGAGATGTTGGGGGAAGATGCCAGAGAAATTTCGATGTTGATCCCAGGTTTGAAAGGCGCTGAATTGAGTAAATTAATTGATTTTCATCGGGTATTTACAACTGTATTACAGTCCGGTCAGGATGTGTTGGACAGAGATGTAACATATGGCAATTCCATTCTGAATGTTTCAGTATTTACCATCAAGAAAAACGAAGTGGTTGGTGGCATCATCCGTGATTTGGTAACTCCTGAAGTTCGAAAAGAGGAAGTTATTAAACGGGCCCGTGATGTAATCAAAGAAAACCTGCAAACCGTTCAGCAAATAGCCTTTCTACTCGGTGAGAGTGCCTCAAAAACAGAAAAAACGCTTAATAGTATCATAGAAGCACAGCAGTTGGGAGAATCCAATGAATCAGGAAAATAA
- a CDS encoding SpoIIE family protein phosphatase: MNQENKFYIDIECRQNNHVGELICGDVFLSKRIKEEGRTIAVLSDGMGSGVKANVLATLTASMALNFTVEHREVRRTAEIIMNTLPVCSVRKVSYSTFTIIDIEDDGTTTIVEYDNPTCTITRGAEIYDAKWDYIELEGEQNRGKKIRICRFIARREDRIFFWSDGIMQSGMGTKAFPFGWGEDGMRDYVKSLVRYTPFASSGKLAQKVLNMALLHDGDKPKDDSSCGVIYFREPRKLLLVTGPPYEDSKDFQFALKVQHFKGKKIIAGGTTAEVVSRELALKFDAGLESDDPDLPPISFMQEINLVTEGILTLGKVARLLEQYNMDTRLGKGPADQIIKMLFESDKIHIINGTRINVAHQDPNLPVELEIRRTVVKRIVRLLEEKFLKDVDVEYI; this comes from the coding sequence ATGAATCAGGAAAATAAATTCTACATCGATATTGAATGCCGGCAGAATAACCATGTTGGTGAGCTTATTTGCGGCGATGTCTTTCTTTCAAAACGTATTAAAGAAGAAGGAAGAACTATAGCTGTATTATCTGATGGAATGGGTAGTGGGGTTAAAGCTAATGTATTGGCAACATTAACCGCTTCGATGGCGCTGAATTTTACGGTTGAACATCGCGAGGTGCGAAGAACTGCAGAAATAATTATGAATACTCTGCCGGTTTGTAGTGTTCGAAAGGTGAGTTACAGCACATTTACCATTATTGATATTGAAGATGATGGCACAACTACTATTGTGGAGTATGATAATCCAACATGTACCATCACCCGGGGAGCTGAAATTTACGATGCAAAATGGGATTACATTGAGCTGGAAGGCGAACAGAATAGAGGTAAGAAAATACGTATCTGTCGTTTTATTGCCAGACGTGAAGATCGGATCTTTTTTTGGTCTGATGGCATAATGCAGTCGGGTATGGGTACAAAGGCATTTCCATTTGGCTGGGGAGAAGATGGTATGCGCGACTATGTAAAAAGTTTGGTTAGATATACTCCATTCGCATCATCGGGTAAGTTGGCGCAAAAGGTTCTGAATATGGCACTTCTACATGATGGAGATAAGCCCAAGGATGATTCCTCATGCGGGGTTATTTATTTCAGAGAACCGAGAAAATTATTATTGGTTACCGGGCCTCCGTATGAAGACAGTAAAGACTTTCAGTTTGCATTAAAGGTGCAGCATTTCAAGGGTAAAAAAATAATAGCAGGTGGCACCACGGCAGAAGTGGTTTCAAGGGAACTGGCACTGAAGTTTGATGCAGGTCTGGAATCAGACGACCCAGATTTGCCACCTATCTCATTTATGCAGGAAATAAACCTGGTGACGGAAGGTATTCTTACGCTTGGTAAGGTGGCACGCTTACTTGAACAATATAATATGGATACCAGGCTGGGAAAAGGCCCGGCAGATCAGATTATAAAAATGCTTTTCGAGAGTGATAAAATACACATTATCAATGGTACAAGAATAAATGTGGCGCATCAGGATCCGAATCTTCCGGTTGAGCTGGAAATAAGAAGAACGGTTGTTAAACGCATTGTCAGATTACTGGAAGAAAAGTTTCTGAAAGATGTAGATGTCGAGTATATATAA
- a CDS encoding DRTGG domain-containing protein — protein MKIKEIAEILEAKVVCGEDDIERDIRCGFASDLMSDVLTLDSENLALITGLANMQVIRTAEMADVNCIVFVRDKHVSNEMIEVAKENDMVLLECKYSMFNTIGKLFQAGLTPVY, from the coding sequence ATGAAAATAAAAGAGATTGCAGAAATATTAGAGGCAAAGGTGGTTTGCGGAGAGGACGACATCGAAAGAGATATACGATGTGGCTTTGCCAGTGACCTGATGAGTGACGTATTAACATTAGACTCAGAAAACCTGGCCCTGATTACGGGCTTAGCCAATATGCAGGTGATCAGAACAGCCGAAATGGCCGATGTGAACTGTATTGTTTTTGTACGCGATAAGCATGTGAGCAACGAAATGATTGAGGTTGCCAAAGAAAATGATATGGTACTTCTCGAGTGCAAATATTCAATGTTCAACACAATAGGTAAATTGTTCCAGGCAGGTTTAACTCCTGTTTACTGA
- a CDS encoding anti-sigma regulatory factor, translating into MEFNYEVEGGNFAKAGYAASSVKKVLKELNVDPKIIKRVVVALYEGEVNVVAHAYRGNIKVDIDTERIFIEIKDEGPGIPDINLAMQVGYSTASAMVREMGFGAGMGLPNMKRNADNLDISSSVGKGTVVELTTYLVK; encoded by the coding sequence ATGGAGTTTAATTACGAAGTAGAGGGAGGAAATTTCGCAAAGGCGGGTTATGCAGCAAGTAGTGTAAAAAAGGTGCTGAAGGAACTTAATGTTGATCCGAAAATTATAAAGCGCGTGGTTGTGGCATTATACGAAGGAGAAGTGAACGTTGTAGCGCATGCATACCGGGGCAATATTAAAGTTGACATTGATACCGAACGCATTTTTATTGAGATTAAAGATGAAGGACCTGGAATACCAGACATAAATCTTGCCATGCAGGTGGGTTATTCAACAGCCTCGGCAATGGTACGCGAAATGGGATTTGGTGCAGGTATGGGACTTCCGAATATGAAACGAAATGCTGATAATTTAGATATTTCAAGTTCAGTAGGAAAAGGTACAGTAGTTGAATTAACAACTTACCTGGTTAAATGA
- a CDS encoding [Fe-Fe] hydrogenase large subunit C-terminal domain-containing protein → MSEQQFYHALKVDRDKCFGCVHCMNECPTDAIRIRDGIATIRKDWCIDCGECMKACPVDAIYVEQDDFDDIFHYKYRIAILPSVFIGQFSKVISVDEIIEILKGLGFTHIVPAEATVDVINEAMLEAYDSDVEKPLISTFCPSIVRLIQVRFPGLVHNIMPIKPPIDTTAIYYRKLLIDEGKNPEDIGIFYVTPCASKIATVKAPVGEDESFVDGVINMDFLYNKVYHILKNRNVARETNETDAFEYISPKALRWSLTEGESSSMQGRCLAIDEIHNVIKFLNKVENDEIINVDFIELRACDQSCAGGVLLSENRFLTVERMKKRAENLEDMQVETKEISFDHHQYIKERLSIKPIEPRSMMGLDNDMATAIKKMERVRRIMCFLPGIDCGACGSPSCEGLARDIVLKDANLSSCVFMQRMMEKSKKLDPQHSIRIIEKTWGKDRLDKDCYKKGAKNEGN, encoded by the coding sequence ATGAGCGAACAGCAATTTTATCATGCTTTAAAAGTAGACCGCGACAAATGCTTCGGGTGTGTTCATTGTATGAATGAATGCCCGACTGATGCAATCCGCATTCGTGATGGAATTGCTACAATTCGAAAGGATTGGTGCATCGATTGCGGGGAGTGTATGAAAGCCTGTCCGGTTGATGCAATATATGTTGAGCAGGATGATTTTGATGATATCTTTCATTACAAATACAGGATAGCCATCTTACCATCTGTTTTTATTGGTCAGTTTTCGAAAGTCATCAGTGTAGATGAAATTATAGAAATATTAAAAGGATTAGGTTTCACTCATATTGTGCCGGCTGAGGCTACCGTTGATGTAATTAATGAAGCAATGCTCGAGGCATATGATTCAGACGTTGAGAAACCTTTAATTAGCACTTTCTGTCCCTCAATTGTCCGGTTGATTCAGGTTCGTTTTCCAGGATTGGTTCATAATATTATGCCCATCAAACCACCTATTGACACTACTGCAATTTATTACCGTAAGCTTTTAATTGATGAAGGAAAGAATCCGGAAGACATAGGTATATTTTACGTAACACCTTGTGCATCTAAAATTGCAACTGTTAAAGCTCCGGTTGGAGAGGACGAGTCTTTTGTGGATGGAGTCATTAACATGGATTTTTTATATAACAAGGTTTACCACATTTTAAAAAATCGAAATGTAGCCAGAGAAACTAATGAGACTGATGCATTTGAATACATTAGTCCAAAGGCACTACGCTGGAGTCTTACAGAAGGTGAATCTTCCAGCATGCAAGGTCGTTGTCTGGCCATCGATGAGATTCATAATGTTATTAAGTTTCTGAATAAGGTTGAGAATGATGAAATCATCAATGTTGATTTTATAGAATTAAGAGCTTGCGACCAGAGTTGTGCCGGAGGAGTACTGCTTAGCGAAAATCGTTTCCTAACGGTTGAGCGAATGAAAAAAAGGGCAGAAAACCTTGAAGACATGCAGGTTGAAACCAAGGAGATCAGCTTTGATCATCATCAATATATAAAAGAAAGATTATCCATTAAGCCAATAGAACCCCGTTCGATGATGGGCCTGGATAACGATATGGCCACTGCTATTAAGAAAATGGAACGCGTACGTCGTATCATGTGTTTTCTGCCTGGTATTGATTGTGGAGCATGTGGTTCGCCAAGTTGTGAAGGCTTGGCACGCGATATTGTATTGAAGGATGCAAATCTTTCGAGCTGTGTGTTTATGCAGCGAATGATGGAAAAAAGTAAAAAACTGGATCCACAACATTCCATTCGAATCATTGAGAAAACGTGGGGGAAAGATCGATTGGATAAGGATTGTTATAAAAAAGGAGCAAAAAATGAAGGTAACTGA
- a CDS encoding DRTGG domain-containing protein — MKVTDIIEKLNLKVIAGAEGLQNEVTGGYTSDLLSDVMGNADEGQVWITLQTHRNVMAVASLKEVAAVIIVKGLEAEESTISQSNDEGIPLLSSDLETFELSGQLYQLLHP, encoded by the coding sequence ATGAAGGTAACTGATATAATTGAAAAACTAAATCTGAAGGTTATTGCCGGTGCAGAAGGCTTGCAAAATGAAGTGACAGGAGGCTACACTTCAGATTTGTTAAGCGATGTAATGGGAAATGCAGATGAAGGTCAGGTTTGGATTACCCTGCAAACACATCGCAATGTGATGGCTGTGGCGTCGCTAAAAGAAGTGGCTGCCGTTATTATCGTCAAAGGATTGGAAGCAGAGGAAAGCACCATCAGTCAAAGTAATGATGAAGGGATTCCTTTGTTAAGTTCCGATTTGGAAACATTTGAATTGTCGGGCCAACTATATCAGTTATTGCATCCGTAA